CGCGGTTGAGAGGAAAGGAATATATTATGCGCTTCAAACAAGGAATCTCATTCTCTCTGGTAAGCGCGGCTCTCTCACGCTCTCATGACTCATGAGCATTCTGTGTGATGGGGGATTTTAATAGCGTGCCAGTGCAGGGGGACTTAAAGCCAAATGTAATGTATGCGCTCAATTAATTTTACAAACACtcctaaatatgtatttttatcttcAGTTTGAATAATTCCCATGTTTTTGATCAGAAAGCTCTGCGCATTTGCGTACAAAATGTCGTAATCTAACGCAGAGACTCTACAGGTATCATGGGGAGAAATAACTGTGAATCCAATAATGTGATAGATCAAGAGgaaattattgattattattattattatggctcCTTAAGTTACTGCAAGGGATTTTAGAGATTGTAGTGAGGGTAATACGTAAGGTATATGTTTATTTTGTCACCAGTTTGAGAGCAttatcattcttaaaaaaaaaaaaaagcttagtaaAAGTTATTAATGAACTTGCACAATGAATGTTGCATTATCAAAATTGAGAATTTAAACAGCTACTTCTGGCCCAACTGTAGGCTATTATTCTTGCAGCTACTCATCTGGATGTTACCCTCACATTATCATAGCATTAAAACAAAGGTTTAGCATTATTTCTGGACAATTAGCTTTGTTCATGCACAATCAACCCTGATGGTCAAAAAATGGTCTTATAAATCTTGCTTTATCAATGCGTGTAAAATTAGACTGTGAaatatgacaaaattattttacgCCACAGCTCATACAGCACCTCACTTTGACAGACGTCACTCGGCTGTGCTTTGAAGAAGACCTATGTTATTCTTCAGCCTAAAATCCAAAAAACATGCTATCTGCGAACTAAATACAGGTTATGTTAGCTTCCAATGTCAGATGGTAAAAGAGGTTGTGATGCGGCAATATAAAACAAACCGGCTTGAGTTTCCTCAGCATAGTTCATGTGCCTCTGGAATTGGACACTTAGGGATCGTATGGTAGCAAGTACAgtagtataataaaatatttggctTCTCTGATGGTATGTGGTTACaaagtttgtttttttggtttggaATCAAAATGCAATAGGTTAATGGATTATAAAAAGGTAGGAACCAAAAAGGGACATATATTTGGTCTAAGCACCACTGATTTATGGTATTTGCTCCTGCCTCATGTGTATGAACAAGGTGTAGATGGGAgctgagagagagaaatcaattgggacaatagaagaaaaaaaagctaacATGTCTTGAAACAGGGCTGAAAAATATGCGACAGAAATAGCTGATATATCTATAGGGATTCTGTCAGCAGTGCTGAAGCGTAATTAATTGCTGTCGTGCGGTGTGTTCGCCAGCAGTGCGGAGCAGGTGAGAGCTGTAGGactgtataacacacacacacacaaacacacacactctgacggTGCCCGTGTCAGCGTAATATCTTAGCTAATTATACTTCACAGCAGGCGTTTGAAGTGTCACCATGTAGTGTGATAGGAAACAATGCTGATATATTACAGCACACGGGGGAAAACACAACCAAGTTTACTTCATGAGCTTGACTACATGAGTACCTTGTACAGTCTGTGAACGGAAGAGAAtcaaagaatagaacagaacagaatagaatagaataaacaaaacaacacaatggACTAAACAGAATGGAACAGAATAAAAAGCAGGAGAAAAAAAACCCTAGGAAAACTGAACACAATATAACAGAGAGGAACAAACAGAAGAACAAATCTAACACACTAGggaaaactgaataaaattaaaaacaacaaaagggTAGAATAGAATTGTGATATTAAAGCAAAATGGAGTATAATAGGGTAAAATAGAACATAAATTAGAACTGAATAGAAGAGAATATagtaaaatagaagaaaaaaacacatccatAGTAGAAAACACAATAGAACtgaattatcaaaataaaataaaattagaccGCAGAACAGAATAGACCAAATTAGAAAAGAGCAGAAAAGAGAAACGGAGCAGGATGGGAGAgaatagaacaaaacaaaacaacaattcaATACTGCAGAACAggaaaaaattgaataaataaaaacagaggaGAAAATAAGAGACCACATTagcaaataaacagaataaaatagaaaaaaacaaaacaagagtagaatatattaaaataataatggaaaactcaattgaattgaataatacTTAAACAGAATTTGAcaagaagaacagaaaaaaatggaATAAGAGAAGAACATAATAGGATTGAGTAAAACACAAAGAAATAGAAAAACAGAACAGCATAAAAAGgagaaatgcaaaacaaaacaattgaatACAAAAGAAATGAGAAAAATTTTAAACAACGGAAGAAATTAAAATACAGCAGAAAAGAACAAAATAGAATgcataatgaaatgaaaaaagtAGAATAGAGAAGAACTAAATATTTTGAACAGAACTGAATAGAATATAGTAGAAAATAAAGAAGAACAGAGTATAATTTAACACAGCAGAACAAAATAGATCAGAACAGAAAATAGAACAGTACGGATTATACCACAGAATTGAGTTGAATAGAATGGAATACATAGAACAGAACAGACTAGAAAAACTCTATTTTCCAAATAGAGGTACCAGGTACATCCACACCATGATAGTTTTACATGGTGGTGGTGTTAAAAGTCAACTTACAGGGATGATTAACTTCAATTCAAAAACATTTCAGCAACAGAATCTGTAAATGAATTAAAACCAAAGCAGAAGGCGAAATGAAAAACAGCTGAACGTTGCCGACAGCTACATATCTGCTATTGAAGCCAAACTAGAAGTGGACCTGAAACCACGTAGGTGGACTCACATGGTCAAGAGCTAAACGTTTAATCTATTAACTTCCCTGTCACAAGAGTCTGCTGCTGCTGGGTTGTAAGTATTCTGCCCGCCGCACATGTTTCTCACTCTTGCTCTCAGTCACTACACAGTATGAAACGAAACCTGAGCAGCCCCCTCAGATCCACTCCTTTCCCTAAACACAAACCAGAGGGGAAGGCGTTTCACAGACAGTGTTACGCCATCATGTGACAAGGTGTCACCTCCAAACACACGCTGGCTTGCTGCCGAAGTACGGCGAGATTTCTACCTTGTGAATAAAACATAGTGCAGCAGGGCCACTTTATGTGGTGTCTGTAGCATTACACGGGTGGATGgagaagagagagtgtgtgttagtTTCATGCGTACGTTCTCTAAAGGAGGCAAACCATAAATATTTCAGGTAAAGTGGTTGGACTCTTGTCTTGACTCTAGGAAAGGAACGGTTGTCAACAAAAAGTTGTGATTAATGCAAATAGACAGAGGACTGCTGTTGGTCCTGTTCAGACAAAACACACTACAAATTTCCACCGAAAACTTCCTTAGAAAAAGCATCTCAGTGCTAAACGCAAACAACATCTTCGACACATCCCTTAGCCAATCACACATACTTCCTGTTTAAAAATGGTGGTTTTTTGGAGAGTTTACTGTGGGAATTCTAACATTACATCCAGCTCTGACTTCTTTTTgaactgattttttatttatttatatatatatatatatatataataattatatcaataaataaaaaatatatatataaatccagtGTTGTTACTAATAAGAATtcattaattaaagtaaattaatatatatatatatttctaaagacATCATTAGTTGAAATCAAAATCATTACTGAAAGCCAAAATTTCAGGTTTCTTTCAAGATCATCTTTAAGTATCTTTCAGAATTCTAATTGTGggtagaaaaagaaaacaaaagaatacAAAGTAGGCCGTCAAACTAATACAATGTTAACATTCATAATACTTTTGATTAAGGCATtctgactttcaaaaacaagTTTCAAAAATCAAGACTGCACATATCTGTGAAGGTCTGACAAAAACTGATCCTCTCACTGAAACATCCCAATGGAACACCACATGTCCAATCACATTAGACGAGCAGCGATAACTGTTGTATAAACCACAATTAATCACTGATCTCATAATAGTGTTTAAGTTACATTACACATCTGGATACATCTCTCCAGATACTGTGCATCTGTCTGCATGTGTCAACCCATGAAGCCAGTGAACTGAGCAGAAAGAGTCTTTCCAGCATTCAGCTATAGAAGCATTCTCTAATATTTCAAACCACTGTTACACATAATGAAGTGAGCACAACACTCACGAACCGCAGCTGAGGGCTCTCTTATTTAAGGACACATACATGAACAAATCAAATTAGTATGTGTGGGCATCTTTGGCGCAAAGCTCTAAACAGAAAATAGATTGAAATGGGAAAGCAAgcgagatgtgtgtgtgtgtgtgtatcaataCTTGTTCACACTTACGTTCAGCGCAGTGCATCCATGTTGTGCTTGTCATAGCAACAAAGAGTATGTTCTCTACAGAAAATGACAGTTTATTATCtgttaaataaatgagaaaaacagCTTTTGAAGCTGATTTAAATTATGGGACAAATCTGCAGTTAAAGTCAAAGTGAAGACAGTGGATGAAACTAATACAagatatttcaattatttatatataataatttataataattgtacacacacacacacacacacacacacacacacacacacacacacacacagaaactaaTATATCAAAATTCCATCAATTcgaaattaagaaatattttggatcatatttatttaaaatttatatttagaaatatttaataaatgtaattaagaaatatatattttcttttaagaatatacattttaagaatttatttaatagacatatttaatttaatttattttataaatctatttatttatttttgattttagaTATTGATATATAAACTTTGATATCTACAAAAAAAGTGACATCTATGCAGAATCAATTTGTCttttttatcagttattttatgaactgattcattaaaacaaatcagacttTCTAACACGGTCTATATTGTACATAAATATAAGAGATGAATATAGGAGAGCAAATCTGGTTATCTTACTTGCCTGTAAAACTGTGcacataatatataacataaaaacagtgatgtttttgctatttttcaaCTAATTGCTTGTTGAAAAGCCACTGCTTTTAGTTAGTCTCTCCACAACATGGCAACACACCCCTTAATTCTCATACATCAGACAGTAAGCCGCTTCTGAAATAAGTTAACAACCTCATAATTTGTACGGTCGTTGGGATGAATAGTGATCTTTGCACAATCCTGGCCAAAAAAGCAGACTACAGGACCGAACAGATGGCTATGCAAGgataaaggagagaaaaaaaatgctccCACCTGCTTGTGTTGACTCGCTGCCATAGTCGGACTAACATAAGCACACAGGAGTTCTTTTGCAAACCTGCTCCTGTAGTGATACTGACAGCTTCATCTAGCACAGGCAAGCGGCTTTGTGCTTTCTGTCCTCAAGGTTGCAAGCCAGTCATAATTTCAACATATGGAGTAAGATCTAGCAAAAACACTGAGATTTTCTGTGTAAGCAcccacattttatatttatataagggCTGTCAATCAATATCATTGAACATAAACCTTATCACAAACCTCACAGTGCACAGCAATCCATTTAGCCATCGAATTAACAATCTGTCCAAGACAGAATTAGAGTAAAGACACCCTGTCAATTTGATTAAAAACTGATTTATATTAAATGCTGTGTTGAAAAACACAGACCACtatataaaaggttaaaaaggaaCTTACTGGGTTGCTCACTGTGTAATCCATTCAAATATAGTTTTAGTCAACCATACAATAGGTACAAAGCACAGAGTCTGAGTTCACAGGCAaattttaaaacatcttaattaacTTACTCTGCCCAATGGCAGCTGCCACTGAAAGACAAAATGCAGTGGTTATCACTGAGCCCTTTGGGATAGCACTTCATTGCAAAATAATTGCTCCTCTGTGCATTCAGTTGGCTTTAATGTCTATTTATGAGACAATAAAAACCAATGTTAGCAATGCCCTTGAATAACAAATTTGAAAGAAATGCAAACCACAAATTAAATGCGCTATGTATGACAGGAATCAGTTGTTAAATTGGCTTTCATATAAATGAGGTTAAAGTTAGTTATTATATTCACAGCACATCATAGCGTAGAAATGAAAGCATGTTACAACAGATTTAAGTGTCTGGCCAGTCAGTCGCCAAATAAAGCTCATTATCTAACATAATAATAAGACGGCACTGCATACTAATGCTCTTTTTCTTACAAACCAGGCATACACTAAACAGAATGGTTGTGATGTGCGCAGAATTTCTTAACACCTGCCCTTCTGCTCATAAAACCTCCTTGACATCAGTGAGACAAGTCCCAGTGGTCACATGATAGATGTGGTAAGGGTAGACATATGAGGTCAAATCAGCAATAATGTATTATTTGATGGCACGAAAAAACTATACCTTCACTTGTATGGTCTAAATATATCATCATGCTCCTAAACCGCAGTATGGCTCTTTTTGAAGTTAATGTGTCACCGTATTAATTTCCTCTCTCTCCTGTCTCTTATTTTCTACAGATGGGAAGTGACGAGTGTGACTGATTGAACATAATAACGATGGCAGACAAGTGGTCCGTTCCCCACAGGAACCTGAGCTCACCCTGCAAATTTCCACTTTTCTTGCTTCCATTCCCCTAAGGATACGCTGACCTTCCCATATGCAGACTGCATGACAACCCAAAACAGGGTAAATTAAAAGGTTGCTACTCTCCGCCAAGGACATCAACAGACGAACTTGCTGCTTTGGGTGAATTGCCATCAGCAGACATACACCCTGTTGTCATAACAAAcgattgtgtgtttgtgaatttaACGCCTCTAACGCCAGACCCCATAAGGACCAATTACAAGCTGAAGAGAGTAGGACCAAGATGAAAGATTTGCTGTTTGCAGTTTGTTTGCTGGCACTGACTAACTCAGTTCAGGCCTCCGAGTGGAGGGTTGTGTGCCTCAAGCTGTGCAAATGTGAAGTCCGACCCTGGTTCTCTCCCTCATCCATGTATAATGAGGCTCCAACTGTGGACTGTAATGATCTAGGACTTCTGTCTCTGCCGGAGAGGCTGCCCTTAGATACACAAGTACTTCTATCGCAGGCCAACAACATTGCAAAGATAGACAGTCCTTTGGACTATCTGGTAAACCTAACAGAGGTAGACCTATCCCGAAACAACATATCCTCACTGAGTGATGTCTATCTAGGTCACCTTCCACAACTTCTGTCTTTGCACCTAGAGGAGAACTGGCTAAGCAGCCTTCATGATGACTGCCTTGCACACTTCCCAAACTTACAGGAACTATATGTTAACCATAACCTTCTCTCCTCGATCAGTGCAGAGGCTTTCCAAGGGCTTAATAAGCTCTTGAGGCTCCATCTTAATTCAAACCAGCTGAGGGCCATAAGAACAGAGTGGTTCCGGGACCTTTTCCAGCTAGAAATCTTGATGATAGGAGAGAATCCAATTGCCAGAATACAGGACATGAATTTCAAGCCCCTTATCAATCTCCGCAGTCTTGTGCTAACCAGAATGAACCTAACTGAAATCCCTGACAGTGCCCTGGTTGGACTCGATAAGCTGGAAAGCGTGTCATTCTATGATAATATGTTCCCAAAAGTACCTCAAGCTGCTCTCAGACAAGTGCGGAACCTCAAGTTTCTGGACCTTAACAAGAATCCCATAGAGAGGATCCAAAGGGGTGACTTTGTGGACATGATCCATTTGAAAGAACTTGGCATTAACAGCATGCCAGAGTTAGTTTCCATCGACAGCTTTGCTGTGCACAACCTACCAGAGCTGACCAAAATCGAAGCGACGAACAACCCCCGACTTTCCTTCATCCACCCGAATGCATTCTCCAAACTCCCGAGGCTCGAGTCCTTGATGCTGAATAACAATGCGCTCCGGGCCCTTCATTATGTGACGGTGGAATCCTTGCCTAACATTCAGGAGGTGAGCATGCACTCCAACCCCATTTACTGTGACTGTGTCATCCGCTGGATCAATATGAACAAGACCAAGGTCCGCTTCATGGAACCGGATGCCCTCTTATGCGCAGGACCCTCAGAATTTGAAGGTCGACTTGTCAAACATGTGCATTTCCGTGAAATGGCGGATATCTGCCTGCCACTAATATCTCCAGAGAGCCTTCCCGATCAGGTCAATGTGGGTGCTGGGGACTCTGTTTCTCTGCACTGCAGGGCGTTTGCTGATCCTGAACCTGAGATCCACTGGGTCACACCATCAGGAGAGAAGATTTTTCCTCAGATGGTTTCCAAGAAGTATCACCTGCATCCTGAAGGATCGTTTGATATTTATGGCATCACAGAGAATGAGGCTGGGCAGTACACCTGTGTGGCCAACAATCTCATAGGTGCGGACATGAGATCCGTCTCGATCGTAGTAAACGGGTACTACCCACTGCCGACAAATGAATCCCTGCA
The sequence above is drawn from the Carassius gibelio isolate Cgi1373 ecotype wild population from Czech Republic chromosome B25, carGib1.2-hapl.c, whole genome shotgun sequence genome and encodes:
- the lrrn3a gene encoding leucine-rich repeat neuronal protein 3; translated protein: MKDLLFAVCLLALTNSVQASEWRVVCLKLCKCEVRPWFSPSSMYNEAPTVDCNDLGLLSLPERLPLDTQVLLSQANNIAKIDSPLDYLVNLTEVDLSRNNISSLSDVYLGHLPQLLSLHLEENWLSSLHDDCLAHFPNLQELYVNHNLLSSISAEAFQGLNKLLRLHLNSNQLRAIRTEWFRDLFQLEILMIGENPIARIQDMNFKPLINLRSLVLTRMNLTEIPDSALVGLDKLESVSFYDNMFPKVPQAALRQVRNLKFLDLNKNPIERIQRGDFVDMIHLKELGINSMPELVSIDSFAVHNLPELTKIEATNNPRLSFIHPNAFSKLPRLESLMLNNNALRALHYVTVESLPNIQEVSMHSNPIYCDCVIRWINMNKTKVRFMEPDALLCAGPSEFEGRLVKHVHFREMADICLPLISPESLPDQVNVGAGDSVSLHCRAFADPEPEIHWVTPSGEKIFPQMVSKKYHLHPEGSFDIYGITENEAGQYTCVANNLIGADMRSVSIVVNGYYPLPTNESLHIQVKGNEPHSVRISWVPPKGSLVSNIKWSTTSQQHPLQFTAHVLSDLKTFNLTHLQPETQYEVCVEITELQSRHLKNCVNVSTAEVSIGKTDDGFDDGLIISITALLLIVSAVACSFIIYMLRRRDHLYRKLRNQQSEILPSHIKPIWGSRAKDNDSETDSKNFI